The sequence TCCGTATCATCCGCGAGCGCGAGGATGGCGAATACTATCGGGCCTGCCCGAAGTGCGATGCAGAGCTAGACATCGAGGCAGGGGAATGGGTGCCAGACTTCCCCGATCGCAAGACCCATGGTTACCGAATCTCACAGCTGTTCTCGTCGAAGGTGGACCCTGGCGAGATCATGGAGGAATACCGCCGCACTCGATTCGCGGAACGGTTCTACAACTTGAAAATCGGCTTGGCCTGGGCGGACATTCAGAACCGGCTCGATGCTGCGGCGGTACTGGCTTGCTGCGGCGAACACGGAATGCTGGAGTCATCCGACCGGCCATGCTCGATGGGTGTGGACACCGGGAAGGAACTGCACGTGGTGATCTCGAGGTTCGCCGACAGGGACCGCAGCAAACGCGAGGTCGTCTACGTCGGCACCCGTCAGGACTACCGCGAGCTCGACGAGCTGATCGAACGGTACAAGATCCAACGGTGCGTCATCGATGCGCTACCTGAGATCCATGCCACGCGAGACTTCGCCAAGCGGCACTCGGGTAGGGTCTACCTCAACTACTTCGTCGAGAGCCAGCGTGGCTCGTATTCCTGGGATTACAGCGAACAGATCGTCCGCGAGAATCGCACCGAGGCGCTCGACGCTAGCCGGCAGGTAGTACGGGACAGGAAGGTCGTGTTGCCTCGTGGCGGCGAGTTGATGCGCGAGTTCGCCTCTCATATGTCCGCCGACGTGAAGCAACTGGTCGAGGACGCGGACACTGGAGCCCAGGCGTACCGTTACGTGCGGATCGGGACCGACCATTACTCGCTCGCCTTTACCTACGACTGCATCGCCTGGTCGCGGGAAACCGCGTACCGGCCCTTCGAGTGGGTGTGCAGCGTCAGCGATAAACTCCGTCCCGACAACATGGCCGTCGCGAAGTTCTGAGCGGCTTCAAAAGTGGCGCCTAGGTGGGTTTCCCGTCACCGATTCCGTTCCCGCCGACGCGATCATGGGCTCGATTCCGCTCCCGATCGTCGAAAGAGGGCGCAGATTCGGCCCCTGATGCGGCATGGTGGGGCGGTCCTGGCCCGATATGCCGCTTGCGTCGATTCAGCTAAGCGGTTTCACCGTCAACGAGTTAGCGCGAATATCGCCCTGCTACGGCCCGCCCGAGAGGCCGAAATCGGGCCGAAACGTGCCGCTACCGTGCCCATTGGACGCCCC is a genomic window of bacterium containing:
- a CDS encoding phage tail protein, whose protein sequence is MSRRAIPQAFRGYVRSRISEIARPATRAVSEPLADWALRRVRLDGRPFRFEGHEYLRAIYDDTAPHIVLSKAAQIGGTTWAILKAFHACVMGLNCMYFFPTRTDVLEFSKSRVGPLLGDNQFLKRLLKDTDTAGLKRIGSAYLYLRGMQSTVGMKSVPADMIVFDELDEATPDAKSMARERLAHSDFKRIIELSNPSLPNYGIDEVYQLSDQRHWTIRCEHCTTWTALDKEFPEKLGQEVRIIREREDGEYYRACPKCDAELDIEAGEWVPDFPDRKTHGYRISQLFSSKVDPGEIMEEYRRTRFAERFYNLKIGLAWADIQNRLDAAAVLACCGEHGMLESSDRPCSMGVDTGKELHVVISRFADRDRSKREVVYVGTRQDYRELDELIERYKIQRCVIDALPEIHATRDFAKRHSGRVYLNYFVESQRGSYSWDYSEQIVRENRTEALDASRQVVRDRKVVLPRGGELMREFASHMSADVKQLVEDADTGAQAYRYVRIGTDHYSLAFTYDCIAWSRETAYRPFEWVCSVSDKLRPDNMAVAKF